From a region of the Sander lucioperca isolate FBNREF2018 chromosome 8, SLUC_FBN_1.2, whole genome shotgun sequence genome:
- the LOC116047530 gene encoding rho GTPase-activating protein 6-like isoform X2, protein MSAQGLLSSVFSCSLSPKTISKRRLRKTKSLDPALMRHYGSESEETSYKGDFTWNSVSGRTVGLKPVPLRSLSELERVRLQHVAFRRLFRDRYLDCHITIPKYGHKHKTSLMRKLDSLSKEKSKDKETTPQAFGIPLSQVISNDRTHRQRNDPLREEHSDPTELMLSFLHHNSSFKRGNKEFSSSNSSLSSTSETPNESPLFITPDAAPRTRRRGGVSVDCITDLDDNQSRLLEALQLSLPVEAVGNRKKCHDKKLSLNPIYRQVPRVVDLCCQHLEKHGLQTVGIFRVGSSKKRVRQLRMEFDQGWEVQLDEEHSVHDVAALLKEFLRDMPDPLLTRELYTAFINTMSLDYSDQESAIQLLIFLLPPCNSDTLQRLLCLLSTVAAHAKDSLDNDGHPITGNKMTSLNLATIFGPNLLHKQKNSDKEFSVQSFARAEESTAIISVLRRMINIYDTLFLVPADLQHEVLMSVQETDPDVVDYLLRRKASQYSEPGLLRAGDSFSLTKRCLSNDAIKASSGEVSPYDNNSPVLSDGLLCNYPEDTSPLSDRVPRLSGQYKLSSQCQDRSGSTSPTLSTDKEASTDNFWDTWHELLSKEFTGHHITGSLGDVSECESHGSSEGQSSHQGNDKLPVRPTQTSLGVLEIRPHLPVTRSSSVPHAQRGQRQPQSSLHQGLSSQSGALSSDNLAERTGHPALLKVGTDSLSPLQYSGQLRETHISYSTPSLFTYQPDPQTQQQAQQSPAPQTVDTANASGPGQENVPGTPNWQTERWHIWHILSKENADALPETLV, encoded by the exons GGTGACTTCACCTGGAACAGCGTGTCAGGACGTACCGTTGGCCTGAAGCCCGTCCCTCTGCGAAGCTTGTCAGAGTTAGAGAGGGTTCGTCTCCAGCATGTGGCCTTCAGGAGATTGTTTCGGGATCGCTATCTGGACTGCCACATCACCATTCCTAAAT ATGGCCACAAGCACAAAACGTCCCTTATGCGGAAGTTGGATTCATTATCGAAAGAAAAGAGTAAAGACAAAG AGACTACGCCCCAGGCGTTTGGCATACCGCTGTCGCAGGTCATATCCAACGATCGCACACACAGGCAGCGGAACGATCCTCTGCGGGAGGAGCACAGTGACCCAACTGAATTGATGCTATCCTTCCTCCACCACAACTCCAGCTTCAAAAGGGGCAACAAGGAGTTCTCCAGCAGCAACTCGTCCCTTAGCTCCACTTCTGAGACCCCAAATGAATCACCTCTGTTCATCACACCAGACGCAGCCCCACGGACACGCAGGAGG GGCGGAGTATCTGTGGATTGCATCACTGATCTTGATGATAACCAGTCTCGGCTCTTGGAGGCCCTTCAGCTCTCCCTGCCAGTCGAGGCAGTTGGCAACAGGAAGAAGTGCCATGACAAAAAGCTCAGCCTTAACCCTATCTACAGGCAGGTGCCCAGGGTAGTGGATCTCTGTTGCCAGCACCTGGAAAAACACG GCCTACAGACGGTTGGAATTTTCCGTGTTGGTAGTTCCAAAAAGAGAGTGCGACAG CTTCGCATGGAGTTTGACCAGGGATGGGAGGTACAATTGGATGAGGAGCACAGTGTCCATGATGTAGCTGCATTGCTAAAAGAGTTCCTCAGAGACATGCCTGACCCACTGCTAACAAGAGAACTCTACACGGCTTTCATCAACACAATGT CGCTGGATTATTCAGACCAAGAGAGCGCCATCCAGCTCCTGATATTTCTGCTTCCTCCCTGTAACAGCGACACGCTGCAACGCCTCCTTTGCTTGTTGTCCACAGTGGCTGCACATGCGAAAGACAGCCTGGACAATGACGGACACCCG ATCACAGGAAACAAGATGACATCACTCAATTTAGCAACCATCTTTGGACCCAACCTCTTACACAAGCAAAAAAACTCAGACAAAGAGTTTTCAGTCCAGAGTTTTGCCCGTGCAGAGGAGAGCACAGCGATCATCAGTGTGCTCCGAAGGATGATCAATATATATGATACGCTATTTTTG GTTCCTGCTGACCTGCAGCATGAGGTGCTGATGAGTGTACAAGAAACTGATCCTGATGTTGTGGATTACTTACTGCGGAGGAAGGCCTCTCAGTATTC CGAGCCAGGCCTTCTTAGAGCAGGAGACTCCTTCTCTCTGACTAAGAGATGCTTATCCAATGACGCCATCAAAGCCTCTAGTGGAGAGGTGTCTCCCTATGACAACAACTCTCCCGTCCTGTCAGATGGACTGCTGTGTAATTACCCAGAAGACACCAGTCCCCTCTCAGACAGGGTGCCTAGACTTTCTGGGCAGTACAAACTCAGCAGCCAATGTCAAGACAGATCTGGCAGCACTTCTCCTACACTTTCTACAGATAAAG AGGCCTCAACTGATAATTTCTGGGATACCTGGCATGAACTGCTCAGCAAGGAGTTTACTGGCCATCATATCACTG GCTCCCTCGGAGACGTGTCGGAATGTGAGTCACATGGATCTTCAGAGGGGCAAAGCAGTCACCAAGGTAACGACAAGTTGCCCGTCAGACCGACACAAACCTCATTGGGCGTGCTGGAAATCAGGCCACACCTCCCGGTAACTCGCAGCAGCAGTGTTCCTCATGcccagagaggacagagacaaCCTCAATCATCATTACATCAAGGATTGAGTAGCCAATCAGGAGCCCTCAGCTCGGACAACTTAGCAGAAAGGACAGGACACCCTGCATTACTTAAGGTCGGAACGGATAGTTTGTCTCCCCTTCAGTACTCTGGACAGCTGAGGGAGACCCATATTTCTTACTCCACACCCTCCCTCTTCACGTATCAGCCTGACCCCCAAACCCAACAGCAGGCCCAACAAAGCCCTGCCCCCCAGACTGTAGATACTGCAAATGCCTCTGGGCCTGGACAAGAAAATGTCCCTGGTACACCGAACTGGCAGACAGAGAGGTGGCATATATGGCATATATTGTCAAAAGAAAATGCAGACGCCCTGCCTGAAACCTTGGTTTGA
- the LOC116047530 gene encoding rho GTPase-activating protein 6-like isoform X4 — MASVNLALSGVLQVEGGGRARPWRPVCVMGDPFLDQNITYLGDFTWNSVSGRTVGLKPVPLRSLSELERVRLQHVAFRRLFRDRYLDCHITIPKYGHKHKTSLMRKLDSLSKEKSKDKETTPQAFGIPLSQVISNDRTHRQRNDPLREEHSDPTELMLSFLHHNSSFKRGNKEFSSSNSSLSSTSETPNESPLFITPDAAPRTRRRGGVSVDCITDLDDNQSRLLEALQLSLPVEAVGNRKKCHDKKLSLNPIYRQVPRVVDLCCQHLEKHGLQTVGIFRVGSSKKRVRQLRMEFDQGWEVQLDEEHSVHDVAALLKEFLRDMPDPLLTRELYTAFINTMSLDYSDQESAIQLLIFLLPPCNSDTLQRLLCLLSTVAAHAKDSLDNDGHPITGNKMTSLNLATIFGPNLLHKQKNSDKEFSVQSFARAEESTAIISVLRRMINIYDTLFLVPADLQHEVLMSVQETDPDVVDYLLRRKASQYSSCSEPGLLRAGDSFSLTKRCLSNDAIKASSGEVSPYDNNSPVLSDGLLCNYPEDTSPLSDRVPRLSGQYKLSSQCQDRSGSTSPTLSTDKEASTDNFWDTWHELLSKEFTGHHITGSLGDVSECESHGSSEGQSSHQGNDKLPVRPTQTSLGVLEIRPHLPVTRSSSVPHAQRGQRQPQSSLHQGLSSQSGALSSDNLAERTGHPALLKVGTDSLSPLQYSGQLRETHISYSTPSLFTYQPDPQTQQQAQQSPAPQTVDTANASGPGQENVPGTPNWQTERWHIWHILSKENADALPETLV; from the exons ATGGCGTCGGTTAATTTGGCATTAAGTGGTGTTCTACAAGTTGAAGGGGGGGGGCGAGCTCGTCCGTGGCGACCTGTCTGTGTAATGGGGGATCCCTTTCTCGACCAAAACATCACCTATCTT GGTGACTTCACCTGGAACAGCGTGTCAGGACGTACCGTTGGCCTGAAGCCCGTCCCTCTGCGAAGCTTGTCAGAGTTAGAGAGGGTTCGTCTCCAGCATGTGGCCTTCAGGAGATTGTTTCGGGATCGCTATCTGGACTGCCACATCACCATTCCTAAAT ATGGCCACAAGCACAAAACGTCCCTTATGCGGAAGTTGGATTCATTATCGAAAGAAAAGAGTAAAGACAAAG AGACTACGCCCCAGGCGTTTGGCATACCGCTGTCGCAGGTCATATCCAACGATCGCACACACAGGCAGCGGAACGATCCTCTGCGGGAGGAGCACAGTGACCCAACTGAATTGATGCTATCCTTCCTCCACCACAACTCCAGCTTCAAAAGGGGCAACAAGGAGTTCTCCAGCAGCAACTCGTCCCTTAGCTCCACTTCTGAGACCCCAAATGAATCACCTCTGTTCATCACACCAGACGCAGCCCCACGGACACGCAGGAGG GGCGGAGTATCTGTGGATTGCATCACTGATCTTGATGATAACCAGTCTCGGCTCTTGGAGGCCCTTCAGCTCTCCCTGCCAGTCGAGGCAGTTGGCAACAGGAAGAAGTGCCATGACAAAAAGCTCAGCCTTAACCCTATCTACAGGCAGGTGCCCAGGGTAGTGGATCTCTGTTGCCAGCACCTGGAAAAACACG GCCTACAGACGGTTGGAATTTTCCGTGTTGGTAGTTCCAAAAAGAGAGTGCGACAG CTTCGCATGGAGTTTGACCAGGGATGGGAGGTACAATTGGATGAGGAGCACAGTGTCCATGATGTAGCTGCATTGCTAAAAGAGTTCCTCAGAGACATGCCTGACCCACTGCTAACAAGAGAACTCTACACGGCTTTCATCAACACAATGT CGCTGGATTATTCAGACCAAGAGAGCGCCATCCAGCTCCTGATATTTCTGCTTCCTCCCTGTAACAGCGACACGCTGCAACGCCTCCTTTGCTTGTTGTCCACAGTGGCTGCACATGCGAAAGACAGCCTGGACAATGACGGACACCCG ATCACAGGAAACAAGATGACATCACTCAATTTAGCAACCATCTTTGGACCCAACCTCTTACACAAGCAAAAAAACTCAGACAAAGAGTTTTCAGTCCAGAGTTTTGCCCGTGCAGAGGAGAGCACAGCGATCATCAGTGTGCTCCGAAGGATGATCAATATATATGATACGCTATTTTTG GTTCCTGCTGACCTGCAGCATGAGGTGCTGATGAGTGTACAAGAAACTGATCCTGATGTTGTGGATTACTTACTGCGGAGGAAGGCCTCTCAGTATTC TTCCTGCAGCGAGCCAGGCCTTCTTAGAGCAGGAGACTCCTTCTCTCTGACTAAGAGATGCTTATCCAATGACGCCATCAAAGCCTCTAGTGGAGAGGTGTCTCCCTATGACAACAACTCTCCCGTCCTGTCAGATGGACTGCTGTGTAATTACCCAGAAGACACCAGTCCCCTCTCAGACAGGGTGCCTAGACTTTCTGGGCAGTACAAACTCAGCAGCCAATGTCAAGACAGATCTGGCAGCACTTCTCCTACACTTTCTACAGATAAAG AGGCCTCAACTGATAATTTCTGGGATACCTGGCATGAACTGCTCAGCAAGGAGTTTACTGGCCATCATATCACTG GCTCCCTCGGAGACGTGTCGGAATGTGAGTCACATGGATCTTCAGAGGGGCAAAGCAGTCACCAAGGTAACGACAAGTTGCCCGTCAGACCGACACAAACCTCATTGGGCGTGCTGGAAATCAGGCCACACCTCCCGGTAACTCGCAGCAGCAGTGTTCCTCATGcccagagaggacagagacaaCCTCAATCATCATTACATCAAGGATTGAGTAGCCAATCAGGAGCCCTCAGCTCGGACAACTTAGCAGAAAGGACAGGACACCCTGCATTACTTAAGGTCGGAACGGATAGTTTGTCTCCCCTTCAGTACTCTGGACAGCTGAGGGAGACCCATATTTCTTACTCCACACCCTCCCTCTTCACGTATCAGCCTGACCCCCAAACCCAACAGCAGGCCCAACAAAGCCCTGCCCCCCAGACTGTAGATACTGCAAATGCCTCTGGGCCTGGACAAGAAAATGTCCCTGGTACACCGAACTGGCAGACAGAGAGGTGGCATATATGGCATATATTGTCAAAAGAAAATGCAGACGCCCTGCCTGAAACCTTGGTTTGA
- the LOC116047530 gene encoding rho GTPase-activating protein 6-like isoform X1, whose protein sequence is MSAQGLLSSVFSCSLSPKTISKRRLRKTKSLDPALMRHYGSESEETSYKGDFTWNSVSGRTVGLKPVPLRSLSELERVRLQHVAFRRLFRDRYLDCHITIPKYGHKHKTSLMRKLDSLSKEKSKDKETTPQAFGIPLSQVISNDRTHRQRNDPLREEHSDPTELMLSFLHHNSSFKRGNKEFSSSNSSLSSTSETPNESPLFITPDAAPRTRRRGGVSVDCITDLDDNQSRLLEALQLSLPVEAVGNRKKCHDKKLSLNPIYRQVPRVVDLCCQHLEKHGLQTVGIFRVGSSKKRVRQLRMEFDQGWEVQLDEEHSVHDVAALLKEFLRDMPDPLLTRELYTAFINTMSLDYSDQESAIQLLIFLLPPCNSDTLQRLLCLLSTVAAHAKDSLDNDGHPITGNKMTSLNLATIFGPNLLHKQKNSDKEFSVQSFARAEESTAIISVLRRMINIYDTLFLVPADLQHEVLMSVQETDPDVVDYLLRRKASQYSSCSEPGLLRAGDSFSLTKRCLSNDAIKASSGEVSPYDNNSPVLSDGLLCNYPEDTSPLSDRVPRLSGQYKLSSQCQDRSGSTSPTLSTDKEASTDNFWDTWHELLSKEFTGHHITGSLGDVSECESHGSSEGQSSHQGNDKLPVRPTQTSLGVLEIRPHLPVTRSSSVPHAQRGQRQPQSSLHQGLSSQSGALSSDNLAERTGHPALLKVGTDSLSPLQYSGQLRETHISYSTPSLFTYQPDPQTQQQAQQSPAPQTVDTANASGPGQENVPGTPNWQTERWHIWHILSKENADALPETLV, encoded by the exons GGTGACTTCACCTGGAACAGCGTGTCAGGACGTACCGTTGGCCTGAAGCCCGTCCCTCTGCGAAGCTTGTCAGAGTTAGAGAGGGTTCGTCTCCAGCATGTGGCCTTCAGGAGATTGTTTCGGGATCGCTATCTGGACTGCCACATCACCATTCCTAAAT ATGGCCACAAGCACAAAACGTCCCTTATGCGGAAGTTGGATTCATTATCGAAAGAAAAGAGTAAAGACAAAG AGACTACGCCCCAGGCGTTTGGCATACCGCTGTCGCAGGTCATATCCAACGATCGCACACACAGGCAGCGGAACGATCCTCTGCGGGAGGAGCACAGTGACCCAACTGAATTGATGCTATCCTTCCTCCACCACAACTCCAGCTTCAAAAGGGGCAACAAGGAGTTCTCCAGCAGCAACTCGTCCCTTAGCTCCACTTCTGAGACCCCAAATGAATCACCTCTGTTCATCACACCAGACGCAGCCCCACGGACACGCAGGAGG GGCGGAGTATCTGTGGATTGCATCACTGATCTTGATGATAACCAGTCTCGGCTCTTGGAGGCCCTTCAGCTCTCCCTGCCAGTCGAGGCAGTTGGCAACAGGAAGAAGTGCCATGACAAAAAGCTCAGCCTTAACCCTATCTACAGGCAGGTGCCCAGGGTAGTGGATCTCTGTTGCCAGCACCTGGAAAAACACG GCCTACAGACGGTTGGAATTTTCCGTGTTGGTAGTTCCAAAAAGAGAGTGCGACAG CTTCGCATGGAGTTTGACCAGGGATGGGAGGTACAATTGGATGAGGAGCACAGTGTCCATGATGTAGCTGCATTGCTAAAAGAGTTCCTCAGAGACATGCCTGACCCACTGCTAACAAGAGAACTCTACACGGCTTTCATCAACACAATGT CGCTGGATTATTCAGACCAAGAGAGCGCCATCCAGCTCCTGATATTTCTGCTTCCTCCCTGTAACAGCGACACGCTGCAACGCCTCCTTTGCTTGTTGTCCACAGTGGCTGCACATGCGAAAGACAGCCTGGACAATGACGGACACCCG ATCACAGGAAACAAGATGACATCACTCAATTTAGCAACCATCTTTGGACCCAACCTCTTACACAAGCAAAAAAACTCAGACAAAGAGTTTTCAGTCCAGAGTTTTGCCCGTGCAGAGGAGAGCACAGCGATCATCAGTGTGCTCCGAAGGATGATCAATATATATGATACGCTATTTTTG GTTCCTGCTGACCTGCAGCATGAGGTGCTGATGAGTGTACAAGAAACTGATCCTGATGTTGTGGATTACTTACTGCGGAGGAAGGCCTCTCAGTATTC TTCCTGCAGCGAGCCAGGCCTTCTTAGAGCAGGAGACTCCTTCTCTCTGACTAAGAGATGCTTATCCAATGACGCCATCAAAGCCTCTAGTGGAGAGGTGTCTCCCTATGACAACAACTCTCCCGTCCTGTCAGATGGACTGCTGTGTAATTACCCAGAAGACACCAGTCCCCTCTCAGACAGGGTGCCTAGACTTTCTGGGCAGTACAAACTCAGCAGCCAATGTCAAGACAGATCTGGCAGCACTTCTCCTACACTTTCTACAGATAAAG AGGCCTCAACTGATAATTTCTGGGATACCTGGCATGAACTGCTCAGCAAGGAGTTTACTGGCCATCATATCACTG GCTCCCTCGGAGACGTGTCGGAATGTGAGTCACATGGATCTTCAGAGGGGCAAAGCAGTCACCAAGGTAACGACAAGTTGCCCGTCAGACCGACACAAACCTCATTGGGCGTGCTGGAAATCAGGCCACACCTCCCGGTAACTCGCAGCAGCAGTGTTCCTCATGcccagagaggacagagacaaCCTCAATCATCATTACATCAAGGATTGAGTAGCCAATCAGGAGCCCTCAGCTCGGACAACTTAGCAGAAAGGACAGGACACCCTGCATTACTTAAGGTCGGAACGGATAGTTTGTCTCCCCTTCAGTACTCTGGACAGCTGAGGGAGACCCATATTTCTTACTCCACACCCTCCCTCTTCACGTATCAGCCTGACCCCCAAACCCAACAGCAGGCCCAACAAAGCCCTGCCCCCCAGACTGTAGATACTGCAAATGCCTCTGGGCCTGGACAAGAAAATGTCCCTGGTACACCGAACTGGCAGACAGAGAGGTGGCATATATGGCATATATTGTCAAAAGAAAATGCAGACGCCCTGCCTGAAACCTTGGTTTGA
- the LOC116047530 gene encoding rho GTPase-activating protein 6-like isoform X3: MSAQGLLSSVFSCSLSPKTISKRRLRKTKSLDPALMRHYGSESEETSYKGDFTWNSVSGRTVGLKPVPLRSLSELERVRLQHVAFRRLFRDRYLDCHITIPKYGHKHKTSLMRKLDSLSKEKSKDKETTPQAFGIPLSQVISNDRTHRQRNDPLREEHSDPTELMLSFLHHNSSFKRGNKEFSSSNSSLSSTSETPNESPLFITPDAAPRTRRRGGVSVDCITDLDDNQSRLLEALQLSLPVEAVGNRKKCHDKKLSLNPIYRQVPRVVDLCCQHLEKHGLQTVGIFRVGSSKKRVRQLRMEFDQGWEVQLDEEHSVHDVAALLKEFLRDMPDPLLTRELYTAFINTMSLDYSDQESAIQLLIFLLPPCNSDTLQRLLCLLSTVAAHAKDSLDNDGHPITGNKMTSLNLATIFGPNLLHKQKNSDKEFSVQSFARAEESTAIISVLRRMINIYDTLFLVPADLQHEVLMSVQETDPDVVDYLLRRKASHEPGLLRAGDSFSLTKRCLSNDAIKASSGEVSPYDNNSPVLSDGLLCNYPEDTSPLSDRVPRLSGQYKLSSQCQDRSGSTSPTLSTDKEASTDNFWDTWHELLSKEFTGHHITGSLGDVSECESHGSSEGQSSHQGNDKLPVRPTQTSLGVLEIRPHLPVTRSSSVPHAQRGQRQPQSSLHQGLSSQSGALSSDNLAERTGHPALLKVGTDSLSPLQYSGQLRETHISYSTPSLFTYQPDPQTQQQAQQSPAPQTVDTANASGPGQENVPGTPNWQTERWHIWHILSKENADALPETLV, encoded by the exons GGTGACTTCACCTGGAACAGCGTGTCAGGACGTACCGTTGGCCTGAAGCCCGTCCCTCTGCGAAGCTTGTCAGAGTTAGAGAGGGTTCGTCTCCAGCATGTGGCCTTCAGGAGATTGTTTCGGGATCGCTATCTGGACTGCCACATCACCATTCCTAAAT ATGGCCACAAGCACAAAACGTCCCTTATGCGGAAGTTGGATTCATTATCGAAAGAAAAGAGTAAAGACAAAG AGACTACGCCCCAGGCGTTTGGCATACCGCTGTCGCAGGTCATATCCAACGATCGCACACACAGGCAGCGGAACGATCCTCTGCGGGAGGAGCACAGTGACCCAACTGAATTGATGCTATCCTTCCTCCACCACAACTCCAGCTTCAAAAGGGGCAACAAGGAGTTCTCCAGCAGCAACTCGTCCCTTAGCTCCACTTCTGAGACCCCAAATGAATCACCTCTGTTCATCACACCAGACGCAGCCCCACGGACACGCAGGAGG GGCGGAGTATCTGTGGATTGCATCACTGATCTTGATGATAACCAGTCTCGGCTCTTGGAGGCCCTTCAGCTCTCCCTGCCAGTCGAGGCAGTTGGCAACAGGAAGAAGTGCCATGACAAAAAGCTCAGCCTTAACCCTATCTACAGGCAGGTGCCCAGGGTAGTGGATCTCTGTTGCCAGCACCTGGAAAAACACG GCCTACAGACGGTTGGAATTTTCCGTGTTGGTAGTTCCAAAAAGAGAGTGCGACAG CTTCGCATGGAGTTTGACCAGGGATGGGAGGTACAATTGGATGAGGAGCACAGTGTCCATGATGTAGCTGCATTGCTAAAAGAGTTCCTCAGAGACATGCCTGACCCACTGCTAACAAGAGAACTCTACACGGCTTTCATCAACACAATGT CGCTGGATTATTCAGACCAAGAGAGCGCCATCCAGCTCCTGATATTTCTGCTTCCTCCCTGTAACAGCGACACGCTGCAACGCCTCCTTTGCTTGTTGTCCACAGTGGCTGCACATGCGAAAGACAGCCTGGACAATGACGGACACCCG ATCACAGGAAACAAGATGACATCACTCAATTTAGCAACCATCTTTGGACCCAACCTCTTACACAAGCAAAAAAACTCAGACAAAGAGTTTTCAGTCCAGAGTTTTGCCCGTGCAGAGGAGAGCACAGCGATCATCAGTGTGCTCCGAAGGATGATCAATATATATGATACGCTATTTTTG GTTCCTGCTGACCTGCAGCATGAGGTGCTGATGAGTGTACAAGAAACTGATCCTGATGTTGTGGATTACTTACTGCGGAGGAAGGCCTCTCA CGAGCCAGGCCTTCTTAGAGCAGGAGACTCCTTCTCTCTGACTAAGAGATGCTTATCCAATGACGCCATCAAAGCCTCTAGTGGAGAGGTGTCTCCCTATGACAACAACTCTCCCGTCCTGTCAGATGGACTGCTGTGTAATTACCCAGAAGACACCAGTCCCCTCTCAGACAGGGTGCCTAGACTTTCTGGGCAGTACAAACTCAGCAGCCAATGTCAAGACAGATCTGGCAGCACTTCTCCTACACTTTCTACAGATAAAG AGGCCTCAACTGATAATTTCTGGGATACCTGGCATGAACTGCTCAGCAAGGAGTTTACTGGCCATCATATCACTG GCTCCCTCGGAGACGTGTCGGAATGTGAGTCACATGGATCTTCAGAGGGGCAAAGCAGTCACCAAGGTAACGACAAGTTGCCCGTCAGACCGACACAAACCTCATTGGGCGTGCTGGAAATCAGGCCACACCTCCCGGTAACTCGCAGCAGCAGTGTTCCTCATGcccagagaggacagagacaaCCTCAATCATCATTACATCAAGGATTGAGTAGCCAATCAGGAGCCCTCAGCTCGGACAACTTAGCAGAAAGGACAGGACACCCTGCATTACTTAAGGTCGGAACGGATAGTTTGTCTCCCCTTCAGTACTCTGGACAGCTGAGGGAGACCCATATTTCTTACTCCACACCCTCCCTCTTCACGTATCAGCCTGACCCCCAAACCCAACAGCAGGCCCAACAAAGCCCTGCCCCCCAGACTGTAGATACTGCAAATGCCTCTGGGCCTGGACAAGAAAATGTCCCTGGTACACCGAACTGGCAGACAGAGAGGTGGCATATATGGCATATATTGTCAAAAGAAAATGCAGACGCCCTGCCTGAAACCTTGGTTTGA